A region from the Enterobacter roggenkampii genome encodes:
- the hlyD gene encoding secretion protein HlyD, with protein sequence MKKPVAIILVVIVLLAAGVGGWLWYQSHQDKGLTLYGNVDIRTVNMSFRVGGRLASLNVDEGDAIKTGQTLGMLDKAPYENALLQAKAGVSVAQAQYDLMLAGYRDEEIAQAAAAVKQAQAAYDYAQNFYARQQGLWKSRTISANDLENARSSRDQAQATLKSAQDKLSQYHTGNRPQDIAQAKASLEQAQAQLAQAELDLHDTTLIAPSDGTLMTRAVEPGSMLSAGSTVLTLSLTRPVWVRAYIDEPNLGQMQPGRELLLYTDGRPDKPYHGKVGFVSPTAEFTPKTVETPDLRTDLVYRLRIIVTDADDALRQGMPVTVKVNSGERHE encoded by the coding sequence ATGAAAAAACCTGTCGCCATCATTCTGGTGGTCATTGTTTTGCTTGCCGCGGGCGTCGGTGGATGGCTGTGGTATCAGAGCCATCAGGATAAAGGCCTGACGCTGTACGGTAACGTGGATATTCGCACGGTGAACATGAGCTTCCGCGTCGGCGGACGTCTCGCCTCGCTGAACGTGGACGAAGGCGATGCCATTAAAACCGGGCAGACTCTGGGGATGCTGGACAAAGCGCCCTATGAGAACGCGCTGCTGCAGGCCAAAGCGGGCGTCTCCGTTGCGCAGGCACAGTATGACCTGATGCTGGCCGGCTATCGCGACGAAGAGATCGCCCAGGCCGCTGCCGCCGTCAAACAGGCACAGGCGGCCTATGACTACGCGCAGAACTTCTATGCCCGCCAGCAGGGGCTCTGGAAAAGCCGCACCATTTCCGCGAATGACCTGGAAAATGCGCGCTCCTCCCGCGACCAGGCGCAGGCAACCCTGAAGTCCGCGCAGGATAAATTAAGCCAGTACCACACCGGTAACCGCCCGCAGGATATCGCCCAGGCGAAAGCCAGCCTTGAACAGGCGCAGGCCCAGCTGGCGCAGGCAGAGCTGGATCTGCACGACACCACGCTCATCGCACCGTCTGACGGCACGCTGATGACCCGCGCCGTCGAGCCAGGCAGCATGCTCAGCGCCGGAAGCACCGTTTTAACCCTGTCGCTCACCCGTCCGGTGTGGGTGCGCGCCTACATTGATGAGCCCAATCTCGGCCAGATGCAGCCGGGCCGCGAGCTGCTGCTCTATACCGACGGTCGCCCGGACAAGCCGTATCACGGCAAGGTGGGCTTTGTCTCCCCTACCGCCGAATTCACGCCGAAAACGGTAGAAACGCCGGACCTGCGTACCGACCTGGTGTATCGCCTGCGCATCATCGTGACCGATGCGGACGACGCCCTGCGCCAGGGCATGCCCGTCACCGTAAAAGTGAACAGCGGGGAACGACATGAATGA
- the rhlE gene encoding ATP-dependent RNA helicase RhlE, producing the protein MSFDSLGLNPEILRAIAEQGYVEPTPIQQQAIPAVLQGRDLMASAQTGTGKTAGFTLPLLELLVKNQPHAKGRRPVRALILTPTRELAAQIGENVRDYSRYLNIRSLVVFGGVSINPQMMKLRGGVDVLVATPGRLLDLEHQNAVKLDNIEILVLDEADRMLDMGFIHDIRRVLAKLPPRRQNLLFSATFSDEIKALAEKLLHNPLEVEVARRNTASEQVTQHVHFVDKKRKRELLSQMIGQGNWQQVLVFTRTKHGANHLAEQLNKDGIRSAAIHGNKSQGARTRALADFKSGDIRVLVATDIAARGLDIEELPHVVNYELPNVPEDYVHRIGRTGRAAATGEALSLVCVDEHKLLRDIERLLKKEIPRIETPGYEVDPSIKAEPIQNGRQGGRGQGGGGRGQQPRRAEGGAPKSAGKPPRRGNDSKPAGDNPWRSGEGKPAGEGQRRRRPRKPANPQ; encoded by the coding sequence ATGTCTTTTGATTCCCTTGGCCTGAACCCGGAAATTCTGCGCGCGATCGCAGAGCAGGGCTACGTTGAGCCAACCCCAATCCAGCAGCAGGCTATTCCTGCCGTTCTTCAGGGCCGTGACCTGATGGCCAGCGCCCAGACCGGCACCGGTAAAACCGCGGGCTTTACGCTGCCGCTGTTAGAACTGCTGGTAAAAAATCAGCCGCACGCCAAAGGCCGTCGTCCGGTTCGTGCCCTGATCCTCACCCCAACCCGCGAGCTGGCCGCGCAGATTGGTGAGAACGTGCGTGACTACAGCCGCTATCTCAACATTCGCTCGCTGGTGGTGTTCGGCGGGGTCAGCATCAACCCGCAGATGATGAAGCTGCGCGGCGGCGTGGACGTGCTGGTGGCAACGCCGGGCCGTCTGCTGGATCTGGAACACCAGAACGCGGTGAAGCTGGATAACATCGAAATTCTGGTACTGGACGAAGCCGACCGCATGCTCGACATGGGCTTTATTCACGACATTCGTCGCGTGCTGGCCAAGCTGCCGCCGCGTCGTCAGAATCTGCTCTTCTCCGCGACCTTCTCCGACGAGATCAAGGCGCTGGCGGAAAAGCTGCTGCATAACCCGCTGGAAGTAGAGGTGGCGCGCCGCAACACCGCCTCTGAGCAGGTGACGCAGCACGTTCACTTTGTGGATAAAAAGCGCAAGCGCGAACTGCTCTCCCAGATGATCGGCCAGGGTAACTGGCAGCAGGTGCTGGTCTTTACCCGCACCAAGCACGGCGCGAACCACCTGGCGGAACAGCTGAACAAAGACGGCATCCGCAGCGCGGCGATCCACGGCAACAAGAGCCAGGGGGCGCGTACCCGTGCGCTGGCGGACTTCAAGTCTGGCGACATCCGCGTGCTGGTGGCGACCGACATCGCCGCCCGTGGCCTCGACATTGAAGAGCTGCCGCACGTGGTGAACTACGAGCTGCCAAACGTGCCGGAAGACTACGTGCACCGTATCGGCCGTACCGGTCGTGCGGCGGCCACCGGTGAAGCGCTCTCTCTGGTGTGCGTGGATGAACATAAGCTCCTGCGCGACATCGAACGCCTGCTGAAGAAAGAGATCCCGCGCATCGAAACCCCAGGTTATGAAGTGGATCCGTCGATCAAAGCCGAGCCGATTCAGAACGGTCGTCAGGGCGGTCGCGGTCAGGGCGGCGGTGGTCGCGGCCAGCAGCCGCGTCGTGCCGAAGGCGGCGCGCCGAAGTCAGCGGGCAAACCGCCGCGTCGTGGCAACGACAGCAAACCGGCCGGTGACAATCCGTGGCGCAGCGGCGAAGGCAAGCCGGCAGGGGAAGGGCAGCGCCGACGCCGCCCGCGCAAGCCTGCTAACCCGCAGTAA
- a CDS encoding fimbrial protein, translating to MQMIKQCFFLLVLGTAALFMPHAKATCTTPDLPKMINVASISVPTTLAVGETIPGTEQTAHIAGNCDNAEDKGLEIVSCYYGTGAEIPGLKGVYDSGVPGIGVALMNDQGQRISGAGGVNCISTGTPLGYVSSDGKQTFNFDVTLELVKTSDTVASGTLNQSQTRFGIGVYHHEGLGDPNTISYAGNVILKEVTCSVLPKNLTVNLGDFPVSDFISVGMLSSPARNFDVTVNCNSTVQPEVKITSSNGYETAFEGVLKLTQQTGVATGVGVRMLFDDNIATFDTYVNTRSEAIANETLTIPFEVRYEQVSDVVTPGPANTVATITLAYK from the coding sequence ATGCAAATGATTAAACAGTGCTTTTTCTTACTGGTTCTGGGAACCGCCGCGTTATTTATGCCGCATGCGAAGGCGACCTGTACTACGCCAGATCTGCCGAAAATGATCAACGTGGCCTCTATCTCCGTTCCCACGACGCTGGCCGTTGGCGAAACGATCCCAGGTACAGAGCAAACCGCCCATATCGCCGGTAATTGTGACAATGCGGAAGATAAGGGACTGGAAATTGTCTCTTGTTACTACGGCACAGGGGCTGAGATTCCAGGCCTGAAAGGTGTCTACGATTCGGGCGTTCCTGGGATCGGTGTGGCCCTGATGAACGATCAGGGGCAGCGCATCAGCGGAGCCGGAGGCGTTAACTGCATTTCCACAGGAACGCCGTTGGGTTATGTTTCCAGCGATGGCAAACAGACCTTTAATTTCGACGTTACGCTGGAGTTGGTCAAAACCAGCGATACCGTAGCGTCAGGCACGCTGAATCAAAGTCAGACCCGTTTTGGGATCGGGGTTTATCACCACGAAGGGCTGGGCGATCCCAACACCATCTCCTATGCAGGCAACGTTATTCTGAAAGAGGTCACCTGCTCCGTCCTGCCGAAAAACCTGACGGTCAATCTGGGGGATTTCCCGGTCAGCGACTTTATCAGCGTGGGGATGCTCTCTTCCCCGGCACGAAACTTTGACGTCACGGTGAACTGCAACAGCACCGTACAGCCTGAAGTGAAAATTACCAGCTCAAACGGCTATGAAACGGCCTTCGAAGGGGTGCTGAAACTCACGCAGCAGACCGGCGTCGCGACGGGCGTCGGTGTCCGAATGCTGTTCGACGACAATATTGCCACCTTTGATACCTACGTTAACACCCGAAGCGAAGCCATTGCCAACGAAACGCTGACCATACCGTTTGAGGTGCGCTACGAGCAGGTCAGCGACGTGGTCACTCCCGGTCCGGCCAACACCGTTGCCACCATCACGCTTGCTTATAAGTAA
- the cecR gene encoding transcriptional regulator CecR yields MNTTPTTTKGEQAKNQLIAAALAQFGEYGLHATTRDIAALAGQNIAAITYYFGSKEDLYLACAEWIADFIGTQFHPHVEEATALLGQPSPDREAIRQLILNACHNMIRVLTHDDTLNLSKFISREQLSPTAAYQRVHDRVIAPMHTHLTRLIAAYTGRDANDTETILHTHALLGEILAFRLGRETILLRTGWTQFDEDKAAQIGEVIACHLDLILQGLTQRSLKS; encoded by the coding sequence ATGAATACAACACCCACAACAACCAAAGGTGAACAGGCCAAAAACCAGCTTATTGCCGCCGCGCTGGCGCAGTTTGGTGAGTACGGGCTGCACGCGACCACGCGCGATATCGCCGCGCTGGCCGGGCAAAACATTGCGGCGATTACCTACTATTTTGGCTCAAAAGAGGATTTATATCTCGCCTGCGCCGAGTGGATCGCCGATTTTATCGGCACGCAGTTTCACCCGCACGTTGAGGAGGCCACCGCGCTGCTCGGCCAGCCGTCGCCCGATCGCGAGGCCATCCGCCAGCTGATCCTCAATGCCTGCCACAACATGATCCGCGTGCTGACGCACGACGATACGCTCAACCTGAGCAAGTTTATCTCCCGCGAGCAGCTCTCCCCCACTGCCGCCTATCAGCGGGTACACGATCGGGTCATTGCCCCGATGCATACCCACCTGACCCGGCTGATCGCCGCCTATACCGGGCGGGATGCCAACGATACCGAGACAATTTTGCATACCCACGCCCTGCTGGGTGAAATCCTTGCCTTCCGTCTGGGCCGGGAAACCATCCTGTTACGCACCGGCTGGACACAATTTGATGAGGATAAAGCCGCGCAGATCGGTGAGGTGATCGCCTGTCATCTCGATCTGATCCTGCAAGGCTTAACGCAAAGGAGCCTGAAGTCATGA
- the dinG gene encoding ATP-dependent DNA helicase DinG: MALTAALKAQIGAWYKALQQQIPDFIPRAPQRQMIADVAKTLAGDDGRHLAIEAPTGVGKTLSYLIPGIAIAREEDKTLVVSTANVALQDQIFSKDLPLLRKIIPDLRFTAAFGRGRYVCPRNLAGLASSEASQQDLLAFLDDDLTPNNKAEQELCATLKGDLDGYKWDGLRDHTDKAISDDLWRRLSTDKASCLNRNCHYYRECPFFVARREIQEAEVVVANHALVMAALESEAVLPEPKNLLLVLDEGHHLPDVARDALEMSAEITAPWFRLQLDLFCKLVATCMEQFRPKTTPPLAVPERLSDHCEEVYSLISSLNNILNLYLPAAQEAEHRFVMGELPEEVMEICQQLAKHLEKLRGLAEMFLNDLSEKTGTHDVVRLHRILLQMNRALGMFEAQSKLWRLASMAQASGAPVTKWATREVRDGQVHLFFHCVGIRVADQLEKLIWRSVPHVVVTSATLRSLNSFSRLQEMSGLKEKAGDRFVALDSPFNHCEQGKLVIPRMKYEPLIDNEEQHIAEMAAYFREQVESRKYPGMLVLFASGRAMQRFLEHVTDLRLLLLVQGDQPRYRLVETHRKRIDNGERSVLVGLQSFAEGLDLKGDYLTQVHIHKIAFPPIDSPVVITEGEWLKSLNRYPFEVQSLPAASFNLIQQVGRLIRSHGCWGEVVIYDKRLLTKNYGQRLLNALPIFPIEQPEVPEVKKRPATLTAGRRKSIRAKGRGPTGK, translated from the coding sequence ATGGCTTTAACCGCGGCGCTGAAAGCGCAAATAGGCGCCTGGTATAAGGCGCTACAGCAGCAGATCCCCGATTTTATCCCCCGAGCGCCGCAGCGGCAGATGATTGCCGACGTGGCAAAAACGCTCGCCGGGGACGACGGGCGACATCTGGCGATTGAAGCCCCGACCGGCGTCGGGAAAACCCTGTCGTATCTCATTCCCGGCATCGCCATCGCGCGGGAGGAGGACAAAACGCTGGTGGTCAGCACCGCCAACGTGGCCTTGCAGGACCAGATCTTCAGCAAAGATTTGCCGCTGCTGCGCAAAATCATCCCCGACCTGCGGTTTACGGCCGCCTTTGGCCGCGGGCGCTACGTCTGCCCGCGTAACCTGGCAGGGCTTGCCAGCAGCGAGGCGTCGCAACAGGATCTGCTGGCGTTCCTCGACGACGATCTCACGCCCAACAACAAAGCCGAGCAGGAGCTCTGCGCAACGCTGAAAGGCGATCTTGATGGTTATAAATGGGACGGCCTGCGCGATCACACCGATAAAGCCATCAGCGACGATCTGTGGCGCAGGCTCAGCACCGACAAGGCCAGCTGTCTGAACCGCAACTGTCACTACTACCGCGAATGCCCGTTCTTCGTCGCGCGGCGCGAAATTCAGGAAGCCGAAGTGGTGGTGGCTAACCACGCGCTGGTGATGGCGGCGCTGGAGAGCGAAGCGGTGCTGCCGGAGCCGAAAAACCTGCTGCTGGTGCTCGACGAAGGCCACCATCTGCCCGACGTGGCGCGCGACGCGCTGGAGATGAGCGCAGAAATTACCGCGCCCTGGTTCCGCCTGCAGCTGGATCTCTTCTGCAAGCTTGTCGCCACCTGCATGGAGCAGTTCCGCCCGAAAACCACGCCGCCGCTGGCGGTGCCGGAGCGTCTGAGCGATCACTGCGAAGAGGTTTACAGCCTTATCTCGTCTCTGAACAACATCCTGAATCTTTATCTTCCCGCAGCCCAGGAGGCGGAACACCGCTTTGTGATGGGCGAACTGCCGGAGGAGGTGATGGAGATTTGCCAGCAGCTGGCGAAGCATCTGGAAAAGCTGCGCGGGCTGGCGGAGATGTTCTTAAACGATCTCAGCGAGAAAACCGGCACCCATGACGTTGTTCGCCTGCACCGCATTCTGCTGCAAATGAACCGTGCGCTCGGCATGTTCGAAGCCCAGAGCAAGCTCTGGCGGCTGGCCTCGATGGCGCAGGCGTCGGGCGCGCCGGTCACCAAATGGGCCACGCGTGAAGTGCGCGACGGCCAGGTCCACCTGTTTTTCCACTGCGTGGGCATCCGCGTGGCCGATCAGCTGGAAAAGCTCATCTGGCGCAGCGTGCCGCACGTGGTCGTGACCTCCGCCACGCTGCGCTCCCTGAACAGCTTCTCGCGGCTGCAGGAGATGAGCGGCCTGAAAGAGAAAGCGGGCGATCGTTTTGTCGCGCTGGATTCGCCGTTTAACCACTGCGAGCAGGGTAAGCTGGTGATCCCGCGCATGAAGTATGAGCCGCTTATCGACAACGAAGAGCAGCACATTGCGGAGATGGCGGCCTACTTCCGCGAACAGGTTGAGAGCAGAAAGTACCCTGGTATGCTGGTGCTGTTTGCCAGCGGACGGGCGATGCAGCGTTTTCTGGAACATGTGACCGACCTGCGCCTGCTTCTGCTGGTCCAGGGCGACCAGCCCCGTTACCGGCTGGTGGAAACCCATCGCAAGCGCATCGATAACGGCGAGCGCAGCGTGCTGGTAGGATTGCAGTCCTTCGCGGAAGGTCTGGATTTGAAGGGCGATTACCTGACGCAGGTGCATATTCATAAAATTGCCTTCCCGCCCATCGACAGCCCGGTCGTTATCACCGAGGGCGAGTGGCTGAAGAGCCTCAACCGTTATCCGTTTGAGGTGCAGAGTTTACCTGCGGCGTCGTTTAATCTTATTCAGCAGGTCGGGCGTCTGATCCGTAGCCACGGCTGCTGGGGGGAGGTGGTGATTTATGACAAGCGTCTGCTCACTAAAAATTACGGCCAACGGTTGTTAAACGCGCTGCCGATCTTTCCGATTGAACAGCCAGAGGTCCCCGAGGTAAAAAAACGCCCGGCAACACTGACCGCCGGGCGCAGGAAAAGCATCCGTGCTAAGGGGCGCGGTCCTACTGGTAAGTGA
- a CDS encoding ATP-binding cassette domain-containing protein has product MNDAVIQLNSLVKRFKGMDKPAVAPLNCTIRKGYVTGLVGPDGAGKTTLMRMLAGLLKPDEGSARVLGLDPIKDDGPLHAMLGYMPQKFGLYEDLTVMENLNLYADLRSVTGETREKTFARLLEFTSLGPFTDRLAGKLSGGMKQKLGLACTLVGEPKVLLLDEPGVGVDPISRRELWQMVHELAGDGMLILWSTSYLDEAEQCRDVLLMNEGELLYQGEPTTLTQSMAGRSFLLHSPQASNRRLLQRVLRLPQVSDGMIQGRSVRVILKKEATVDDIRRAPGMPTIEMEETAPRFEDAFIDLLGGAGTSESPLGAILHTVEGTPGETVIEAKSLTKKFGDFAATDNVNFAVKRGEIFGLLGPNGAGKSTTFKMMCGLLVPTSGKALVLDMDLKVSSGKARQHLGYMAQKFSLYGNLTVEQNLRFFSGVYGLRGRAQNEKIRRMSDAFGLTTIASHATDELPLGFKQRLALACSLMHEPDILFLDEPTSGVDPITRREFWLHINSMVEKGVTVMVTTHFMDEAEYCDRIGLVYRGKLIAHGTPDDLKNQAADDEVPDPTMEQAFITLIHDWDKENAHAQ; this is encoded by the coding sequence ATGAATGACGCGGTTATTCAGCTCAACAGTCTGGTTAAACGCTTTAAGGGGATGGATAAGCCTGCGGTCGCGCCGCTGAACTGCACCATCCGGAAAGGCTACGTGACCGGGCTGGTCGGTCCGGACGGCGCGGGGAAAACCACGCTGATGCGGATGCTGGCGGGGTTGCTGAAGCCGGATGAAGGATCGGCCCGCGTGCTGGGCCTGGATCCGATAAAAGACGACGGCCCGCTCCACGCCATGCTCGGCTATATGCCGCAGAAGTTTGGCCTGTATGAAGACCTGACGGTGATGGAAAACCTGAACCTGTACGCCGACCTGCGCAGCGTCACCGGAGAAACCCGGGAGAAAACCTTCGCCCGCCTGCTGGAATTTACCTCGCTCGGCCCGTTCACCGACCGGCTGGCGGGCAAGCTCTCCGGCGGGATGAAGCAGAAGCTGGGGCTGGCCTGCACGCTGGTGGGCGAGCCGAAGGTGCTGCTGCTGGACGAGCCCGGCGTGGGCGTAGACCCGATTTCCCGCCGCGAGCTGTGGCAGATGGTGCACGAGCTGGCGGGCGACGGGATGCTAATCCTCTGGAGCACCTCCTACCTCGACGAAGCGGAGCAGTGCCGGGACGTGCTGCTGATGAACGAAGGCGAGCTGCTCTATCAGGGCGAGCCGACGACGCTGACGCAGAGCATGGCCGGGCGCAGCTTCCTGCTGCACAGCCCGCAGGCGTCCAACCGCAGGCTGCTGCAGCGGGTGCTCAGGCTGCCGCAGGTCAGCGACGGGATGATTCAGGGCCGCTCGGTGCGGGTCATCCTCAAAAAAGAGGCCACCGTCGACGATATTCGCCGGGCGCCTGGAATGCCGACGATTGAGATGGAAGAGACGGCGCCGCGTTTTGAAGATGCGTTCATCGACCTGCTGGGCGGCGCGGGGACCTCCGAGTCGCCGCTTGGGGCGATCCTGCACACGGTGGAAGGTACGCCAGGCGAAACGGTGATCGAAGCCAAATCCCTCACCAAAAAATTCGGGGATTTCGCCGCCACTGACAACGTGAATTTTGCCGTGAAGCGCGGCGAGATTTTTGGTCTCCTCGGACCGAACGGCGCGGGAAAATCGACCACCTTTAAGATGATGTGCGGCCTGCTGGTGCCGACGTCCGGCAAGGCGCTGGTGCTGGATATGGATCTGAAGGTCAGCTCCGGCAAGGCGCGCCAGCACCTGGGCTATATGGCGCAGAAGTTCTCGCTGTACGGCAACCTGACGGTCGAGCAGAATCTGCGCTTTTTCTCCGGCGTGTACGGCCTGCGCGGGCGGGCGCAGAACGAGAAAATTCGCCGCATGAGCGACGCCTTCGGGTTAACGACGATTGCTTCCCACGCCACCGACGAACTGCCGCTCGGCTTTAAGCAGCGACTGGCACTGGCCTGCTCGCTGATGCACGAGCCGGATATTCTGTTTCTGGACGAGCCGACCTCCGGCGTTGATCCCATTACCCGCCGCGAGTTCTGGCTGCATATCAACAGCATGGTGGAAAAAGGGGTGACCGTGATGGTGACCACCCACTTCATGGACGAGGCGGAGTACTGCGACCGCATCGGGCTGGTGTATCGCGGCAAGCTGATTGCCCACGGCACGCCGGACGACCTGAAAAACCAGGCCGCCGACGATGAGGTCCCGGACCCGACCATGGAGCAGGCGTTTATCACCCTCATCCACGACTGGGATAAGGAGAATGCCCATGCGCAGTAA
- a CDS encoding fimbrial protein has translation MKKIIAFLALGLIAQAHAEDIQIQMTGNIYANTCIIDSASRNLTVDLGQAASGDFKDVGDTGQWKDFSLSVSHCPPSLALATAYFYGQADSTHPTKFANIGSAKGLALELADRQDNILIAPQASFNAVINQNDHTATFPLAARYYATSMPVSAGTFSSVVQVTFTYQ, from the coding sequence ATGAAGAAGATAATTGCGTTTCTGGCGCTGGGACTGATCGCCCAGGCACACGCCGAGGATATTCAGATCCAGATGACGGGCAACATTTACGCTAATACCTGCATCATCGACAGCGCCAGCCGGAACCTGACGGTGGATTTAGGTCAGGCGGCATCCGGTGATTTTAAAGACGTGGGCGATACCGGCCAGTGGAAAGACTTTTCCCTGTCAGTATCCCACTGCCCGCCAAGCCTCGCGCTTGCCACCGCCTACTTCTACGGCCAGGCGGACAGCACGCACCCCACTAAATTCGCCAATATCGGCAGCGCAAAGGGGCTGGCGCTGGAGCTGGCAGACCGGCAGGACAATATTCTCATCGCTCCGCAGGCGAGCTTTAACGCGGTGATTAATCAAAACGATCATACGGCCACCTTCCCACTCGCCGCACGCTACTACGCCACCTCCATGCCGGTGAGCGCAGGGACGTTCAGCAGCGTGGTGCAGGTGACCTTCACTTACCAGTAG